In Trichomycterus rosablanca isolate fTriRos1 chromosome 4, fTriRos1.hap1, whole genome shotgun sequence, one DNA window encodes the following:
- the LOC134312024 gene encoding uncharacterized protein LOC134312024 encodes MTLSQLDMTQSQLDITQSQNLFDMNQLDMTLISGSSSSFGVIQSPPSISLNEGGRVQISCCWNISSSGFKIKWFQYSRVLNKTHINTTIRDNCSTLSIPNAAEDDAGFYYCEVTKDIPKLLKVNGTGTHVTIQGTNGSSTCTTPPGPTAGPQEAGPLLVPMLGSVTAAALLILSICVCVTVWMKIKGCKQTERMVIREGPPSEEESPEHLEEDGQSSGGSRGSTQWYMVPVYESYFDLQRSRDQLSEKPNIDSSKHANTDTKTQQ; translated from the exons ATGACTCTGAGTCAGTTGGATATGACTCAGAGTCAGTTGGATATAACTCAGAGTCAGAACCTGTTTGATATGAATCAGTTGGATATGACTCTGA TTTCAGGTTCCAGTTCCTCTTTTGGGGTGATCCAGTCTCCACCCAGCATCTCACTAAATGAAGGCGGTCGTGTTCAGATCTCCTGCTGCTGGAACATCAGCAGCTCTGGATTCAAAATCAAATGGTTTCAATACAGCAGAGTTctgaataaaacacacatcaacacAACAATACGTGACAACTGTTCCACGTTATCTATACCAAACGCTGCTGAAGATGATGCAGGATTTTATTATTGTGAGGTGACAAAAGACATTCCCAAACTGCTGAAGGTGAATGGAACAGGAACCCATGTGACAATCCAGGGAACAAACG GCAGCTCCACCTGTACGACTCCGCCTGGTCCCACCGCAGGACCCCAGGAGGCCGGACCGCTCTTAGTACCCATGCTGGGGTCCGTCACCGCCGCCGCCCTGCTGATCTTatccatctgtgtgtgtgtgactgtgtggaTGAAAATAAAGGGCTGCAAACAAACAG AGAGGATGGTGATCAGGGAAGGACCACCGAGTGAGGAGGAGAGTCCAGAACACCTGGAAGAGGATGGGCAGAGTTCAGGAGGATCCAGAGGATCCACACAGTGG TACATGGTTCCGGTGTACGAGTCCTACTTCGATCTGCAGAGGAGCCGGGATCAGCTGTCTGAAAAGCCAAACATCGACTCAAGCAAACATGCTAACACAGATACAAAAACGCAGCAGTAA